The Geobacillus stearothermophilus ATCC 12980 genome contains a region encoding:
- a CDS encoding glycoside hydrolase family 18 protein gives MQIHVVQRGQTLSGIAKAYETTVEDIVRANKLPNPDRLVVGQALVIPIVGRFYWVQPGDSLWSIARRFSIPMQRLAEVNRLSLNAPLRVGQRLYIPPGAKRRAEFNAYIEPRGATVSPALEASAREAAPHLTYLSPFYFAIRRDATLQEPPLDDFPDIARANRVTLVMVVANIENGQFSDELGALILTNETLQNRLLDNIVATARRYGFRDIHFDFEYLRPEDREAYNAFLRKAKRRFEREGWMMSTALAPKTSATQRGRWYEAHDYRAHGQIADFVVIMTYEWGYSGGPPMPVSPIGPVRRVLKYAVSEMPPGKILMGQNLYGYDWTLPYVPGGPYARAISPQQAIALAAKYNVAIEYDTEAQAPHFRYRDENGREHEVWFEDARSIQAKFNLVKELGLRGVSYWKLGFDFPQNWLLLSDQFAVVKR, from the coding sequence ATGCAGATCCATGTCGTACAGAGAGGACAAACGTTAAGCGGGATCGCTAAAGCATATGAAACGACGGTCGAGGACATTGTTCGGGCGAACAAGCTGCCAAATCCCGACCGTCTTGTCGTCGGTCAGGCGCTCGTGATTCCGATCGTCGGTCGTTTTTATTGGGTGCAACCCGGAGACAGTTTATGGTCGATTGCCCGCCGGTTTTCCATTCCGATGCAGCGTCTCGCGGAAGTGAACCGCCTCTCGTTAAATGCGCCATTGCGGGTCGGCCAGCGTCTTTACATTCCGCCCGGAGCCAAGCGGAGAGCGGAGTTTAACGCCTATATTGAACCGCGCGGTGCGACCGTCAGTCCGGCGTTGGAAGCAAGCGCCCGCGAAGCCGCTCCACATTTAACGTATTTAAGTCCCTTTTATTTTGCCATTCGGCGCGACGCGACATTGCAAGAGCCGCCGCTTGACGACTTTCCGGATATTGCCCGCGCCAACCGCGTCACGCTCGTGATGGTTGTCGCCAACATTGAAAACGGGCAGTTCAGCGACGAGCTGGGCGCGCTTATTTTGACGAATGAAACGCTGCAAAATCGTCTACTCGACAACATTGTCGCCACCGCCAGACGGTATGGCTTCCGCGACATCCATTTTGATTTTGAATATTTGCGCCCGGAAGACCGTGAGGCGTATAATGCGTTTTTGCGCAAAGCGAAACGGCGATTTGAACGGGAAGGATGGATGATGTCGACCGCCCTGGCGCCAAAAACGAGCGCCACCCAGCGCGGACGTTGGTACGAAGCCCATGACTACCGCGCCCATGGACAAATTGCCGACTTTGTCGTCATAATGACGTATGAGTGGGGCTACAGCGGCGGTCCGCCGATGCCGGTCTCCCCCATCGGCCCTGTCCGCCGTGTCCTCAAGTACGCCGTCTCGGAAATGCCTCCCGGAAAGATTTTAATGGGGCAAAATTTGTATGGTTATGATTGGACACTGCCGTACGTACCGGGCGGACCGTACGCCCGCGCCATCAGCCCGCAGCAGGCCATCGCCCTCGCCGCGAAGTATAACGTCGCGATTGAATACGACACCGAGGCGCAGGCGCCGCATTTTCGCTACCGCGATGAAAACGGGCGCGAGCACGAAGTATGGTTTGAGGACGCCCGCTCCATTCAGGCAAAATTCAATCTCGTGAAAGAACTTGGCCTGCGCGGAGTCAGCTATTGGAAACTGGGCTTCGATTTCCCGCAAAACTGGCTGCTCCTTTCCGACCAGTTTGCAGTCGTCAAAAGATAA
- the dnaX gene encoding DNA polymerase III subunit gamma/tau: MAYQALYRVFRPQRFADMVGQEHVTKTLQSALLQHKISHAYLFSGPRGTGKTSAAKVFAKAVNCEQAPAAEPCNECPACLGITNGTIPDVLEIDAASNNRVDEIRDIREKVKFAPTSVRYKVYIIDEVHMLSIGAFNALLKTLEEPPKHVIFILATTEPHKIPATIISRCQRFDFRRIPLASIVSRLKYVANAQGVEASDEALSAIARAADGGMRDALSLLDQAISFSDGKLRLDDVLAMTGAASFAALADFIAAIHRKDTAAVLQQFEAMMAQGKDPNRLVEDLILYYRDLLLYKTAPHVEGAIQIAVVDEAFTSLSEAIPLSDLYGAIELLNKSQQEMKWTNHPRLLLEVALVKLCHQPAAAAPSPTASELGPLIKRIETLEIELRRLKEQAPAVPPEAPSAKKTAKAVKTGGYKAPVGRIYELLKQATHEDLTLVKGRWADVLDALKRQHKVSHAALLQESEPVAASASAFVLKFKYEIHCKMATDPASSVKENVEAILFDLTNRRFEMIAIPEEEWGKIREEFIRSKEAKAEKIQEDPLIAEAKRLFGEELIEIKE, translated from the coding sequence GTGGCATACCAAGCGTTATACCGTGTTTTTCGGCCGCAGCGTTTCGCGGACATGGTCGGCCAAGAACACGTGACGAAAACGTTGCAAAGCGCCCTGCTTCAACATAAAATATCGCATGCCTACTTATTTTCCGGACCGCGTGGGACAGGCAAAACGAGCGCGGCGAAAGTGTTCGCCAAGGCGGTCAACTGTGAACAGGCCCCGGCGGCCGAGCCGTGCAATGAATGTCCCGCTTGCCTCGGCATTACAAACGGAACGATTCCCGATGTGTTGGAAATTGACGCTGCTTCCAACAACCGCGTCGACGAAATCCGCGACATCCGTGAAAAAGTGAAATTTGCGCCGACCTCGGTTCGTTATAAAGTGTACATTATCGACGAAGTGCACATGCTGTCAATCGGCGCGTTTAACGCGTTGTTGAAGACGCTTGAGGAACCGCCCAAACACGTCATTTTCATTTTGGCCACCACCGAGCCGCATAAAATCCCGGCGACGATCATTTCCCGCTGCCAACGGTTCGATTTTCGCCGCATCCCGCTGGCCTCCATCGTTTCGCGGTTGAAATATGTGGCGAACGCCCAGGGCGTAGAAGCATCCGACGAGGCGCTGTCGGCTATCGCCCGCGCTGCCGATGGAGGGATGCGCGACGCGCTCAGTTTGCTTGACCAGGCGATTTCATTCAGCGATGGGAAGCTTCGGCTTGATGACGTGTTGGCGATGACCGGAGCGGCATCATTTGCCGCGTTGGCTGATTTCATTGCCGCCATTCATCGGAAAGATACAGCGGCTGTTTTGCAACAGTTTGAAGCAATGATGGCGCAAGGAAAAGATCCGAATCGTTTGGTTGAAGATTTGATTTTGTATTATCGCGACTTGTTGCTGTACAAAACGGCCCCTCATGTGGAAGGAGCCATCCAAATTGCGGTCGTTGACGAAGCGTTCACCTCGCTTTCGGAAGCGATTCCTCTTTCCGATTTGTACGGAGCGATTGAGCTGTTGAACAAAAGCCAGCAGGAGATGAAGTGGACGAACCACCCGCGTCTTCTCCTCGAAGTGGCGCTCGTCAAGCTTTGCCATCAGCCAGCGGCTGCTGCTCCATCGCCGACCGCTTCTGAACTTGGGCCATTGATCAAGAGGATTGAAACGCTGGAAATCGAGCTGCGCCGCCTAAAAGAGCAGGCGCCTGCCGTTCCGCCGGAGGCGCCTTCTGCGAAAAAAACGGCGAAAGCGGTGAAAACCGGGGGATATAAAGCACCGGTCGGCCGCATTTACGAATTGTTGAAGCAGGCGACGCATGAAGACTTAACCTTGGTGAAAGGCCGTTGGGCCGACGTACTTGATGCGCTGAAGCGGCAGCATAAAGTGTCGCACGCCGCTCTCTTGCAGGAGAGTGAACCGGTCGCAGCAAGCGCTTCAGCATTTGTGTTAAAGTTTAAGTATGAAATTCACTGCAAGATGGCGACCGACCCGGCGAGTTCGGTCAAGGAAAATGTCGAAGCAATTTTATTTGACCTGACGAACCGCCGTTTTGAAATGATCGCCATTCCGGAAGAGGAATGGGGGAAAATAAGGGAAGAATTTATCCGCAGCAAAGAAGCGAAAGCGGAAAAAATCCAGGAAGACCCGTTGATCGCCGAAGCGAAACGGCTGTTTGGCGAGGAATTGATTGAAATCAAAGAATAA
- the tadA gene encoding tRNA adenosine(34) deaminase TadA, whose amino-acid sequence MSNDEYYMKLAIEEAKKAERIGEVPIGAIIVQDGRVIARAHNLRETEQRAIAHAEVLAIDEACRVTGSWRLERAVLYVTLEPCAMCAGAIVLSRIERVVFGASDPKGGCAGTLMNLLQENRFNHQAEVASGVLAEECGALLSGFFRRLREQKRNVGGSSN is encoded by the coding sequence ATGAGCAACGATGAGTATTACATGAAGTTGGCGATTGAAGAAGCAAAAAAAGCTGAACGGATCGGCGAAGTGCCGATCGGGGCCATCATCGTTCAAGACGGCCGCGTCATCGCCCGCGCCCATAATTTACGGGAAACGGAACAGCGCGCGATCGCCCATGCGGAGGTTTTGGCCATTGACGAAGCGTGCCGGGTGACCGGCTCATGGAGGCTTGAACGGGCGGTGTTATACGTGACGCTTGAACCGTGCGCCATGTGCGCGGGGGCCATCGTTCTTTCCCGCATTGAGCGGGTCGTATTTGGAGCTAGCGACCCAAAAGGGGGATGCGCCGGGACGTTAATGAACTTATTGCAGGAAAACCGGTTCAACCACCAGGCTGAGGTTGCAAGCGGCGTGTTGGCGGAGGAGTGTGGGGCGCTGCTGAGCGGTTTTTTCCGCCGATTGCGCGAACAAAAGAGAAATGTTGGCGGAAGTTCCAACTAA
- the pdxT gene encoding pyridoxal 5'-phosphate synthase glutaminase subunit PdxT, which produces MKIGVLGLQGAVQEHVRAIEACGAEAVVVKKPEQLSGLDGLVLPGGESTTMRRLMDRYGLMEPLKQFAADGKPMFGTCAGLILLAKRIVGYDEPHLGLMDITVERNSFGRQRESFEAELSIKGVGDGFVGVFIRAPHIVEVGDGVDVLATYNDRIVAARQGQFLGCSFHPELTDDHRLMQYFLNMVKEAKMTSSLK; this is translated from the coding sequence ATGAAAATAGGTGTACTTGGACTGCAAGGAGCTGTGCAGGAACATGTCCGCGCCATCGAGGCGTGCGGCGCCGAGGCGGTCGTCGTGAAGAAACCGGAGCAGCTTTCGGGACTCGACGGACTCGTGCTCCCGGGCGGCGAAAGCACAACAATGCGGCGCCTCATGGACCGGTACGGATTGATGGAGCCATTGAAGCAATTTGCCGCTGATGGCAAGCCGATGTTTGGGACATGCGCTGGGCTCATTTTGCTGGCGAAACGAATCGTCGGGTATGATGAGCCTCACTTAGGCCTGATGGATATTACGGTCGAGCGGAACTCGTTTGGGCGGCAGCGGGAAAGCTTTGAGGCGGAGCTGTCGATCAAGGGGGTTGGCGACGGGTTTGTCGGCGTCTTCATCCGTGCTCCGCACATTGTCGAGGTCGGCGACGGGGTCGATGTCCTCGCGACATACAATGACCGCATTGTCGCGGCCCGGCAAGGCCAGTTTCTTGGTTGCTCGTTCCATCCAGAGTTGACCGACGATCATCGATTGATGCAATACTTTCTCAACATGGTCAAAGAAGCGAAAATGACGTCAAGCCTTAAGTAA
- a CDS encoding YaaC family protein has protein sequence MFGNPGKAVNFSIFRSADVAQRFLLQCYKQQQREDAVQRSYTNCYPFLYYLEHGQNFYAAARQSPLSIKPVLLFYGMVQLIKACLLTVDPDYPESTSVLAHGVSTRKRKKQGYEFLDDEVKIQKNGLFTHFSEKMFHVKQEAGEKFRMGMLLQRICELHETFFCLSERKKPLSLPVVHTVSPPMLAIPKAILDHYHMSQLRFIQYMSEEGHEKQLTFAKEEGEFLYFKMESPLSPIKEGPFLFHSNGTYHIPTKKEKIFALPEIHAHYLLLYNLSMISRYETEWWSELLHSYSSKAYIFILQFLSISADKVPLLLNEYLMHKFWAKPND, from the coding sequence ATGTTCGGAAATCCCGGTAAAGCTGTCAACTTTTCTATTTTCCGCTCCGCTGACGTCGCCCAGCGCTTTTTGCTGCAATGCTACAAACAGCAACAACGGGAAGACGCTGTTCAGCGCAGTTATACAAACTGTTATCCATTTTTATATTATTTGGAGCATGGGCAAAACTTTTATGCCGCCGCCAGGCAGTCGCCATTGTCCATTAAACCGGTTCTTTTGTTTTATGGCATGGTGCAGCTGATAAAGGCGTGCCTGCTCACCGTCGATCCGGACTATCCTGAATCGACATCCGTTTTAGCCCATGGAGTGTCAACGAGAAAGCGCAAAAAACAAGGCTATGAATTTTTAGATGACGAAGTCAAAATCCAAAAAAACGGTTTGTTCACTCATTTTTCTGAAAAAATGTTTCATGTGAAACAAGAGGCGGGGGAAAAATTTCGCATGGGCATGCTGTTGCAACGAATCTGCGAACTGCACGAAACATTTTTTTGTTTAAGCGAACGAAAAAAGCCATTGTCGTTGCCGGTCGTACATACGGTTTCACCGCCCATGCTGGCCATTCCGAAGGCGATTTTGGACCATTACCATATGTCGCAGCTCCGCTTCATCCAGTACATGAGCGAGGAAGGGCACGAAAAACAGCTGACATTCGCCAAGGAGGAAGGGGAATTTCTTTATTTCAAAATGGAATCGCCGCTATCGCCGATTAAGGAAGGGCCATTTTTATTCCATTCGAACGGAACATACCATATCCCAACGAAGAAGGAAAAAATCTTTGCGCTCCCGGAAATCCATGCCCATTATTTGCTGCTGTACAATTTGAGCATGATCTCCCGCTACGAAACAGAGTGGTGGAGCGAACTTCTTCACTCTTACTCAAGCAAGGCGTACATTTTTATTCTTCAATTTCTTTCCATATCGGCGGACAAAGTGCCCCTGCTGCTAAACGAATATTTAATGCATAAGTTTTGGGCCAAGCCAAATGATTGA
- a CDS encoding D-alanyl-D-alanine carboxypeptidase family protein has translation MKRKRKWLFWLLSVCLCLTLWPFQQMAKAESAPLDIRADAAILVDAKTGRILYEKNIDTVLGIASMTKMMTEYLLLDAVKAKRVKWDQTYTPSEYVYRLSQDRALSNVPLRKDGKYTVRELYEAMAIYSANGATVAIAEIIAGSEKNFVKMMNEKAKQLGLKDYKFVNATGLSNEDLKRFYLEGTNSDEENVMSARAMATLAYRLLKDHPEVLETASIPHKMFRGGTEDEIKMDNWNWMLPGLVYGYEGVDGLKTGYTEFAGNCFTGTAKRNGVRLISVVMNAKDASGKTTKEARFKETEKLFNYGFHQYSLQTLYPKGYQLKGKETIPVVKGKEKEVRVATAKKLSLLIKNGEEKQYKPVYVLDQKKMTKEGKLIAPLKKGETVGYMTLEYKGNDSLAFLSPDMQKNIRVPLVTTTEVEKANWFVLSMRAIGGLFADLWTSVAKTVKGWL, from the coding sequence GTGAAGAGGAAACGAAAGTGGTTGTTTTGGCTGCTGTCTGTTTGTCTTTGCTTAACACTATGGCCGTTTCAACAGATGGCGAAGGCGGAAAGCGCTCCGCTTGACATCCGGGCGGACGCCGCGATTTTAGTGGACGCGAAGACGGGAAGAATTTTATATGAGAAAAACATTGATACGGTGCTTGGCATTGCCAGCATGACAAAAATGATGACCGAGTATTTGCTTCTTGACGCCGTTAAGGCGAAACGTGTCAAGTGGGATCAGACGTATACGCCGAGTGAGTATGTGTACCGGTTGTCGCAAGACCGGGCGCTGTCCAACGTTCCGCTGCGCAAAGATGGCAAGTATACAGTGCGCGAACTGTACGAGGCAATGGCCATTTATTCGGCCAATGGGGCTACGGTCGCGATTGCGGAAATCATTGCTGGGTCAGAGAAAAATTTCGTGAAAATGATGAATGAAAAAGCGAAACAGCTCGGGTTGAAAGATTATAAATTCGTGAATGCGACAGGGTTAAGCAACGAAGACTTAAAAAGATTCTACCTGGAAGGGACAAACTCGGATGAGGAAAATGTCATGTCTGCGCGAGCCATGGCCACCCTTGCCTACCGGCTGCTGAAAGACCATCCAGAGGTGCTGGAAACGGCGAGCATTCCCCATAAAATGTTCCGAGGAGGAACAGAGGACGAAATTAAAATGGACAACTGGAACTGGATGCTACCAGGGCTTGTGTACGGATACGAAGGGGTAGACGGGTTGAAAACCGGCTATACGGAATTTGCCGGCAACTGTTTCACCGGGACGGCGAAGCGGAACGGCGTCCGTCTAATTTCCGTCGTGATGAATGCCAAGGATGCAAGCGGAAAAACGACGAAAGAGGCGCGTTTTAAGGAGACAGAAAAACTATTTAACTATGGATTTCATCAATACTCGCTCCAAACGCTCTATCCGAAAGGGTATCAGCTGAAGGGGAAAGAGACGATTCCAGTCGTGAAAGGGAAGGAAAAAGAAGTTCGCGTCGCAACGGCGAAAAAGCTGTCTCTGCTCATCAAAAATGGCGAGGAAAAACAGTACAAGCCGGTTTATGTATTGGATCAGAAAAAAATGACGAAAGAAGGAAAATTGATCGCTCCGTTGAAAAAAGGAGAGACGGTCGGATATATGACGCTTGAATACAAAGGCAATGACTCGCTCGCGTTCTTAAGCCCGGACATGCAAAAAAACATCCGGGTGCCGCTCGTTACGACAACCGAGGTGGAGAAAGCCAACTGGTTCGTTCTCTCGATGCGTGCGATTGGCGGACTGTTTGCTGATTTATGGACAAGCGTTGCCAAAACGGTGAAAGGTTGGTTGTAA
- the pdxS gene encoding pyridoxal 5'-phosphate synthase lyase subunit PdxS, with protein sequence MALTGTDRVKRGMAEMQKGGVIMDVVNAEQAKIAEAAGAVAVMALERVPADIRAAGGVARMADPTIIEEVMNAVSIPVMAKVRIGHYVEARVLEALGVDYIDESEVLTPADEEFHIDKRQFTVPFVCGCRDLGEAARRIAEGASMLRTKGEPGTGNIVEAVRHMRKVNAQIRKVVSMSEDELVAEAKQLGAPVEVLREIKRLGRLPVVNFAAGGVATPADAALMMHLGADGVFVGSGIFKSENPEKYARAIVEATTHYEDYELIAHLSKGLGGAMRGIDVATLLPEHRMQERGW encoded by the coding sequence TTGGCATTGACAGGTACAGACCGCGTCAAACGTGGCATGGCGGAAATGCAAAAAGGCGGCGTCATTATGGACGTCGTCAATGCGGAGCAAGCGAAGATTGCTGAGGCGGCAGGGGCTGTCGCAGTCATGGCGCTCGAGCGCGTCCCGGCAGACATTCGCGCCGCTGGCGGTGTCGCGCGCATGGCTGATCCGACGATCATTGAAGAAGTGATGAACGCTGTATCAATCCCAGTCATGGCAAAAGTGCGCATCGGGCACTATGTGGAAGCGCGCGTCCTTGAGGCGCTCGGCGTCGACTATATTGACGAAAGTGAAGTATTGACGCCGGCTGATGAAGAGTTCCATATTGACAAACGGCAGTTTACGGTCCCATTTGTATGCGGTTGCCGCGACTTAGGAGAGGCCGCCCGCCGCATTGCTGAAGGGGCATCGATGTTGCGGACAAAAGGGGAGCCAGGGACAGGAAACATCGTCGAGGCCGTTCGCCATATGCGCAAAGTCAACGCGCAAATCCGCAAAGTTGTCAGCATGAGCGAAGACGAACTTGTCGCCGAGGCGAAACAGCTTGGGGCTCCGGTTGAAGTGCTGCGTGAAATCAAACGGCTTGGCCGCCTCCCGGTCGTCAACTTCGCCGCTGGCGGTGTCGCGACACCAGCTGACGCCGCGCTCATGATGCACTTAGGCGCCGACGGTGTCTTCGTCGGTTCGGGCATTTTTAAATCGGAAAATCCGGAAAAATACGCTCGTGCGATCGTTGAAGCGACGACTCATTATGAAGACTATGAGCTGATCGCCCATCTATCGAAAGGGCTGGGCGGCGCAATGCGCGGCATCGATGTCGCGACACTGCTGCCGGAGCATCGGATGCAAGAACGAGGCTGGTAA
- the guaB gene encoding IMP dehydrogenase: MWEAKFAKEGLTFDDVLLIPAKSDVLPRDVDVTTKLSDTLQLNIPIISAGMDTVTEAEMAIAMARQGGLGVIHKNMSIEQQAEQVDKVKRSERGVITDPFFLTPDHQVYDAEHLMSKYRISGVPIVNNAEEQKLVGIITNRDLRFIQDYSIKISEVMTKENLVTAPVGTTLEEAEKILQKHKVEKLPLVDENGVLKGLITIKDIEKVIEFPNSAKDAKGRLIVGAAVGVTADTMIRVKKLVEAGVDVIVVDTAHGHSKGVLETVANIRRQYPDLNIIAGNVATAEGTRDLIEAGANIIKVGIGPGSICTTRVVAGVGVPQITAIYDCATEARKHGVPIIADGGIKYSGDIVKAIAAGAHAVMLGSLLAGVSESPGETEIYQGRRFKVYRGMGSVAAMERGSKDRYFQEDAKKFVPEGIEGRVPYKGPLADTIYQLVGGLRAGMGYCGTRNLDELREKTQFVRMTGAGLRESHPHDVQITKEAPNYSAF, from the coding sequence ATGTGGGAAGCGAAATTCGCAAAGGAAGGCTTGACGTTTGATGATGTTCTTCTCATTCCAGCAAAATCGGACGTGCTGCCGCGTGATGTTGATGTCACGACGAAATTAAGCGATACGCTCCAGTTGAACATCCCAATTATTAGCGCCGGCATGGATACAGTAACCGAAGCGGAAATGGCTATTGCGATGGCGCGTCAAGGCGGTCTTGGCGTCATTCACAAAAACATGTCGATTGAGCAACAGGCGGAACAAGTCGACAAAGTAAAGCGGTCAGAGCGCGGTGTTATTACGGATCCGTTTTTCTTAACGCCTGATCATCAAGTGTATGATGCGGAACATTTAATGAGCAAGTATCGCATCTCCGGCGTGCCGATCGTCAACAATGCCGAGGAACAAAAGCTTGTCGGCATTATCACGAACCGCGATTTGCGCTTTATTCAGGATTACTCGATTAAAATTTCCGAGGTAATGACGAAGGAGAACTTGGTTACAGCCCCGGTAGGGACTACGTTAGAAGAAGCGGAAAAAATTTTGCAAAAGCACAAAGTGGAAAAATTGCCTCTCGTCGATGAAAATGGAGTTTTAAAAGGGCTTATTACGATTAAGGACATCGAAAAGGTGATCGAGTTCCCGAATTCGGCGAAAGATGCGAAAGGGAGGCTGATTGTCGGGGCGGCCGTCGGGGTGACGGCGGACACGATGATTCGCGTCAAAAAGCTTGTTGAGGCAGGGGTTGATGTCATTGTCGTTGACACGGCGCACGGCCATTCGAAAGGCGTCCTAGAGACGGTGGCCAACATCCGCCGCCAATACCCGGACTTGAACATCATCGCCGGCAATGTCGCGACAGCTGAAGGGACGCGCGACTTGATTGAGGCTGGGGCGAACATTATTAAAGTCGGAATCGGTCCGGGGTCCATCTGCACGACCCGGGTTGTCGCCGGGGTTGGTGTGCCGCAAATTACGGCGATCTATGACTGCGCGACTGAGGCGCGCAAACATGGCGTCCCGATCATCGCTGACGGCGGCATTAAATACTCTGGCGACATCGTGAAGGCGATTGCCGCCGGAGCTCATGCGGTCATGCTCGGCAGTTTGCTCGCCGGCGTCTCGGAAAGCCCAGGCGAGACGGAAATTTACCAAGGCCGCCGCTTTAAAGTATACCGGGGCATGGGGTCGGTCGCTGCGATGGAGCGCGGCAGCAAAGATCGTTATTTCCAAGAAGACGCGAAAAAGTTTGTCCCGGAAGGCATCGAAGGGCGTGTGCCGTACAAAGGGCCGCTCGCCGATACGATTTATCAGCTTGTCGGTGGCTTGCGCGCCGGTATGGGCTATTGTGGAACGCGGAACTTGGATGAGCTGCGGGAGAAAACGCAATTTGTCCGCATGACGGGCGCAGGGCTTCGCGAAAGCCATCCGCATGACGTGCAAATTACGAAAGAAGCGCCGAACTACTCCGCGTTTTGA
- the serS gene encoding serine--tRNA ligase, translated as MLDVKILRAQFEEVKEKLMQRGGDLANIDRFEQLDKERRRLIAEVEELKSKRNDVSQQIAALKREKKDAEPLIVQMREVGDRIKQMDEHIRQLEEELNALLLSIPNIPHESVPVGQSEEDNVEVRRWGEPRSFSFEPKPHWDIADQLGLLDFERAAKVTGSRFVFYKGLGARLERALINFMLDIHLDEFGYEEVLPPYLVNRASMIGTGQLPKFAEDAFHLDSEDYFLIPTAEVPVTNLHRDEILSADDLPLYYAAYSACFRAEAGSAGRDTRGLIRQHQFNKVELVKFVKPEDSYEELEKLTRQAETILQRLGLPYRVVALCTGDLGFSAAKTYDIEVWLPSYGTYREISSCSNFEAFQARRANIRFRRDPKAKPEYVHTLNGSGLAIGRTVAAILENYQQEDGSVIIPEALRPYMGNRDVIR; from the coding sequence ATGCTGGATGTGAAAATATTGCGCGCCCAGTTTGAAGAAGTGAAAGAAAAACTAATGCAGCGCGGCGGAGATTTGGCGAACATCGACCGGTTTGAACAGTTGGACAAAGAACGCCGCCGTTTGATTGCTGAGGTGGAAGAGCTAAAAAGCAAACGCAATGATGTGTCGCAGCAAATTGCCGCCCTTAAGCGCGAGAAAAAGGATGCGGAGCCGCTGATCGTCCAAATGCGCGAAGTCGGCGACCGCATTAAGCAAATGGATGAGCACATTCGCCAACTGGAAGAGGAACTCAACGCCCTGTTGTTATCGATTCCAAATATTCCGCATGAATCCGTACCGGTCGGCCAGTCGGAAGAGGACAATGTCGAAGTGCGGAGATGGGGGGAGCCGCGTTCGTTTTCGTTTGAACCGAAACCGCATTGGGATATCGCCGACCAGCTTGGTCTGCTTGATTTTGAGCGGGCGGCTAAAGTGACAGGAAGCCGGTTTGTGTTTTATAAAGGGTTGGGCGCCCGGCTTGAGCGGGCGTTAATCAACTTTATGCTTGACATCCATCTCGATGAATTCGGCTATGAAGAAGTACTGCCCCCCTATTTGGTGAACCGGGCAAGCATGATTGGAACCGGGCAATTGCCGAAATTTGCCGAGGATGCGTTTCATTTGGACAGCGAAGACTATTTTCTCATTCCGACAGCGGAAGTGCCGGTGACGAACTTGCATCGCGATGAAATTTTATCTGCAGATGATTTGCCGCTTTACTATGCAGCGTACAGCGCCTGTTTCCGCGCTGAAGCTGGTTCGGCCGGCCGCGACACAAGAGGGCTCATCCGTCAGCATCAGTTCAACAAAGTGGAGCTTGTTAAGTTTGTCAAACCGGAAGATTCATACGAGGAACTGGAAAAATTGACACGGCAGGCGGAAACGATTTTGCAGCGGCTCGGGCTTCCGTACCGCGTTGTCGCCTTGTGCACGGGTGATCTCGGCTTTTCAGCAGCGAAAACATACGATATTGAAGTATGGCTGCCAAGCTACGGCACGTACCGGGAAATTTCATCGTGCAGCAACTTTGAGGCGTTCCAAGCTCGCCGCGCCAACATCCGCTTCCGTCGCGATCCGAAAGCGAAACCGGAATACGTGCACACGTTAAACGGCTCAGGGTTGGCCATCGGCCGAACGGTCGCCGCTATTTTGGAAAACTACCAGCAAGAAGATGGATCGGTCATCATCCCAGAGGCGCTCCGCCCATACATGGGCAACCGGGACGTCATCCGTTAA
- a CDS encoding YbaB/EbfC family nucleoid-associated protein yields MRGGMGNMQKMLKQMQKMQKEMQKAQEELAEKTVEGTAGGGMVTVIANGHKQILEVKIKEEVVDPDDIEMLQDLVLAATNDALKKADELANDMLGQFTKGLNIPGLF; encoded by the coding sequence ATGCGTGGCGGAATGGGAAATATGCAAAAAATGCTGAAGCAAATGCAGAAGATGCAAAAAGAAATGCAAAAAGCACAGGAAGAGCTGGCAGAAAAAACAGTGGAGGGCACGGCAGGCGGCGGCATGGTAACGGTCATCGCCAACGGCCATAAACAAATTTTAGAAGTGAAAATTAAAGAAGAAGTCGTTGACCCGGACGATATTGAAATGCTCCAGGATTTAGTTTTGGCAGCGACAAACGATGCACTCAAAAAAGCTGATGAGCTGGCCAACGATATGTTGGGGCAGTTTACGAAAGGACTCAACATTCCAGGGCTGTTCTAG